A stretch of the Lytechinus variegatus isolate NC3 chromosome 5, Lvar_3.0, whole genome shotgun sequence genome encodes the following:
- the LOC121415888 gene encoding uncharacterized protein LOC121415888, translating to MMTKSTMSQYVFAVVFLCLFVQNVTAKREIFRCDFEDPRSSLCGFRVQFPQKSLEHRDEQWDVRRAWASRGGRDGPTTDTTLNTPQGSYGYTKATNQTGRYFYSFRVMIVSPSLVLSSGRGRLSFSAYLWTHLHPVRKADNLPTFRVRGCGDEISWSLQGRTAAWQEVDITINCNKTFQLVLEAIHRMPGSSVAVDDIRVTSMLDLKDHFQNRVTSSSFDHYDETFTSPPTTTTEGNTVDRSLLITLSGPTIGAIVGIILVILLLNLLIFIILRFKVKNGKRRQASLRRQSKAQIEQPHDTESAIKKDPIPVDHLKKRYIDEDNYIVPDEGFCTDDLENTCDSFMDTSTSCDTNRSSETHYTGLSLVRTSSKEGSWENRQQGGETISSLEQDQPPREYSVKRKAPLKPVLSLRSDDGKPDSPPPKKPPLIPNLRKETLTSDSVIFNLHGRRKESLALELPLSPRGGGRKESLTPEAVIFNPGGRRKESLTPDLPLSPKGGGRKQSLTPEIPLPLYKRKESLTPEIPVMLVTGRRKESLTPETPVAPKVGKRKESLIPKDAEAFPDVGKRKESLTPDTQSLTPDKPTILVSGRRKQSLTPEAPSPVPPTGRRKESLTPETPTMPLPDIPRIIPPTIQVSGDVWSSPGYTELSHTRKSIRRDYENAQLGKEDQSDKNTTPKSNSLNVSQDETGYLTPSGLSTGLPFYESADPVKFARERAKRSTRKLIHEYHDLSHSNNKSHPQYESSVIMATTPPKRMQISTIWDADSDYEELHI from the exons AGATATTCAGATGCGACTTTGAGGACCCACGCTCGTCACTCTGCGGGTTTAGGGTTCAATTCCCCCAGAAGAGCTTAGAGCATCGAGATGAACAGTGGGATGTGAGGCGTGCCTGGGCGAGCAGGGGTGGACGAGATGGGCCCACTACCGATACTACACTCAACACCCCGCAAG GGTCCTATGGGTACACCAAAGCGACGAACCAAACCGGAAGGTATTTCTACAGCTTCCGGGTGATGATTGTGTCTCCGAGTCTGGTCCTGTCGAGTGGGCGTGGTCGACTGAGCTTCAGCGCTTACCTCTGGACCCACCTACACCCCGTACGGAAAGCGGACAACCTACCAACGTTCCGGGTGCGAGGGTGTGGCGACGAGATTAGCTGGTCGTTGCAGGGACGCACCGCAGCCTGGCAGGAGGTGGACATAACCATAAACTGCAACAAGACGTTTCAG TTGGTGTTAGAGGCCATTCACCGGATGCCGGGGTCAAGTGTAGCTGTGGACGATATCCGGGTCACAAGTATGCTTGATCTGA AGGACCATTTTCAGAACAGAGTGACGTCATCCTCCTTCGACCACTATGACGAAACATTCACATCACCTCCTACTACAACGACAGAGGGAAACACGGTCGACAGGTCCCTTCTTATCACAC TATCTGGTCCAACTATCGGAGCTATAGTCGGCATCATCCTCGTCATCCTCCTACTCAATCTCCttatcttcatcatcctcaGATTCAA ggtaaAAAATGGTAAAAGAAGACAGGCAAGTCTGAGGCGCCAGAGCAAAGCCCAAATCGAACAGCCGCACGATACCGAATCGGCTATCAAGAAAGACCCCATCCCTGTAGATCATCTGAAGAAGCGCTACATCGATGAAGACAACTATATCGTACCCGATGAAGGTTTCTGTACCGACGACTTGGAGAATACATGCGATTCCTTCATGGACACATCCACTTCATGCGACACCAATAGATCTTCTGAGACGCACTACACCGGATTGTCACTTGTTCGGACGTCCTCGAAAGAAGGGTCATGGGAGAACCGACAACAGGGAGGTGAGACGATAAGCTCTCTGGAGCAAGACCAGCCTCCAAGGGAGTATTCCGTGAAACGAAAAGCACCTCTGAAACCAGTGTTGTCTCTGCGCTCTGATGACGGAAAACCCGATTCGCCACCCCCGAAGAAACCACCACTGATACCGAATCTTCGCAAGGAAACACTGACGTCAGACTCTGTGATATTTAACCTTCATGGTAGGAGGAAAGAATCCTTAGCTCTTGAGTTGCCATTGTCTCCTAGAGGAGGCGGTAGGAAAGAGTCTTTGACTCCGGAGGCTGTGATTTTTAATCCTGGTGGTAGGAGAAAGGAATCATTGACCCCTGACCTGCCACTGTCTCCTAAAGGTGGTGGACGAAAGCAATCATTGACGCCGGAAATCCCTTTGCCACTGTACAAAAGAAAGGAATCCCTGACTCCAGAGATCCCCGTCATGCTAGTCACTGGCAGACGCAAAGAATCGCTAACCCCAGAAACACCAGTTGCACCGAAGGTTGGCAAACGGAAGGAATCGTTGATACCCAAAGACGCAGAAGCATTTCCAGATGTTGGTAAACGAAAAGAATCATTAACACCCGACACACAATCCTTGACGCCGGATAAACCCACCATTTTAGTTTCGGGCCGACGCAAGCAGTCCCTCACGCCAGAAGCGCCCTCTCCTGTGCCACCAACAGGCAGGCGCAAGGAATCTCTGACTCCAGAGACACCTACAATGCCACTTCCCGATATTCCTCGCATCATACCCCCAACAATACAAGTCAGCGGCGATGTCTGGTCGTCCCCAGGATACACAGAGCTATCCCATACCAGAAAATCCATCCGCAGGGACTATGAAAATGCACAGCTCGGTAAAGAAGACCAAAGCGATAAGAACACAACACCAAAGAGCAATTCATTAAATGTCAGCCAAGACGAGACTGGCTACCTCACGCCATCAGGACTATCAACGGGTCTCCCCTTCTATGAGTCTGCAGATCCCGTGAAGTTTGCGAGGGAACGGGCAAAAAGAAGCACCAGGAAACTCATTCACGAATACCA